ATGTTTTTTATGCATGCTTATGCGTACATCAAAAATAAATGGCCGCACAAAAGAACCATTCACTATGTAGACTTATTTTGCAAGAACTTTTAATTAAAAAGGCCATTTCCGCAATGACTTTGATGTAATATGTTCTACAAAATAGTGTCCGTGGTTCAATAAACTTTTTCTTACTTTAGTTTTCTGGTTTAGTTTTGTGATAAAAAGATAAATATTATAGCTTATTATGTACAGCTGTATGCCCAGTAGCAGTCAGTTCAAGTGATCTCCTTTGTCGTAAGTTTGTCTCCATATAAGTTACCCAACAGCAATGGATATGAATCCATGTTTGCTTACAAAGTGTGTTGCACCTACTAATCAATTGGTGTGGCTTAATGAAGGACAGTCCCACGCAATCTTGATAGGTAGGTGTGGCTCAAAGAAAGCTAGGATGTGAAAATACTAGACTATGATGCATTTATGCACTTTCATGTTATGAACTGATGTTTCATATGTGATCTAATCAGGGTCAGACCGAGATATTTTCTAAACTAGGTCAAACCTGACAAAATTTGATTTGACTGACCCGGTCCTGATTTCAATGCTGGTGTGCATATATTTGTTTCATATAATAATGTGTAAAAAattttgtatatacatgtgaaattatttacttacatgtactgtaggtgCTCAAATCCTTGCCGATACGGATATAAATGTCAAGAGGAAATAAGTTGAAGAAGTGTTCAACAAGCTATATGGTATGAATATATGCCACCTactcagctgtaaaaaaataaaacacCATTCATCAGAAATTTtccaattttattttcataataACACATTATAATTAAAGTGCACATACCAATTGTACCTGAGAGAATATTTTTTTGGGTCAGTTACATAACTTATGGTTATGCGCAATGTAGGTTTAAAAATACATTTTTTTCTACAATCACCGTTGAAagcttcatatatatatatttatagggGAAGCAAATAGAGATGGCAGTAAAAAGCTACCATACTCTAAAATATCCAGCTTAGGAATAACTGTCACTGGGTTACCAGATGGTGTTTCATTGAAGCATCCCTCTTCCTATGGCCGGAAGCAACTACAGTCTATTTTAGACTGTAAGGAAAGACTGATAATAAACTGTAAGGTATTAAAATTAAACATGTTGTATGAATGACATATCTTTTAGTTTGTAGTCCAGTACATGGTGACAGACAGTCAAGTAGAGGTTAGTCGTGCTGTGTTGGGAACTACATATTTATCACGTTTATTGGTTCAGTGAATACTACTGCTGTCAgtggagcagttggtaacagaactgAGGATGATCAGCCAAGAGGTTAATCGTGCTGTGTTGGGAACTACATATTTATCACGTGTATTGGTGCAGTGAATACTACTGTCGgtggagcagttggtaacagaactgAAGATGATCAGCCAAGAGGTTAGTCATGCTGTGTTGGGAACTACATATTTATCACATGTATTGATGCAGTGAATACTACTGTCAgtggagcagttggtaacagaactgGGGATGGTCGGCCAAGAGGTTAGTTGTGCTTTGTTGGGAACTATATATTTATCTCGTGTATTGATGCAGTGAATACTACTGTCAgtggagcagttggtaacagaactgAGGACGGTCGGCCAAGAGGTTAGTTGTGCTGTGTTGGGAACTACATATTTATCTCATGTATTGGTGCAGTGAATACTACTGTCGgtggagcagttggtaacagaactgGGGATGATCAGCCAAGAGGTTAGTTGTGCTGTGCTGGGAACTACATATTTATCACATGTATTGGTGCAGTGAACATGTTTTTATATTTAGCCATCATATTATAGGGTAATCTACCAACCATAGCAACCATTGATAAGCAACAGAATTTTTAATGTTACACCAAACAATTGTTACCTAGCTACCCTGGTTATGGCACCAAAGCAAACTGTTGGTAGGAAACCTTTTTGTTGCTGTGGCATTGAGCTTCAATCTGGTCCCACCATTATTCAGACTTGAACATGTGCGTTCAACAGAACCATTTCACACAAGCACAGATATTTGCTGAATCCTAAGATTCTAAAAGCCAACTCTTGACATATTGCATCAAGGGGATACGTATACGGACCATTaaattatattgttataataTAAGTCATAGATCATTTTGCACATCTATAGTTCTGTTGTAGAGTTTATGTATAATTTATTAGTTTCCATTGATTAACTTATGTGTATAAATGTTTTTGAATGTGTTGGTTGCAGGAACTGTGCAGTCTGAGAGTGATGAAATTGTTGTGCTGTTGTCACCCACAAGACAACCAGTTGGTCTTGGACAGGTTATACAAAGCCAGGATATACATGGTCACACTATTTCACCAGCCCACATAAAAGTACAAATTGATTACATTATTCCAGGAATTTGTCCGCCAGTTCCTATGCCCTTTGATGATGGTGAGCTTTGTTCGGGGCAGTTTGCTGCTTGGCCAAGGAGTCTAACTACTAGTGCAACATTCTAAGCTAGACAACTTTCATACACCAGTTTCTGttatgtaactctgtagctattGGAAGTATAATCCTGTGCACTGTAACAGTACTGATGTTGTTTCTTTATCATTAAAAGTATCtttaaattatattatattcttGCATATAAAATGAGACTACATACATTTGATTGTTATGCTCGAAATAGTTATAATTGTACCTCATGCAACTTTTCTTGGTACAGAGGAACCTCAGTTGCCTTCATGCCAACATTTCTTGACCTTATTAAGCAGGTAGCTACCAGTATATTAGACTGGTTACTTCATACACAACTCATTTAGGGATTAATACAATGGCCAGTGTAGACAGGTGACCTGATTAGGCTCGTTAAACTGTATTGAGATGGCAAAGCATGCAGTACATATAAATGGCTGAGACATTCCTGGTGAGGTGTTTAGAGTCAACAGATTAGGAGAAATATTTTGCACTTCagtaaatacaagaaaacacatactGAGAGTACCACCTCAATTTTCAATGCTGAAACTTTTGGTTTGAAGGTAGAAACACTGCTGATTTCTGAGATTTGTGATATTGAAATCTAAAGGTCTGCCAGATCTTTGTGCATACGGCTAGTGTCTTAAGAACAGAAGTGTTACTACAAAGAATATAGCCATGCCAGGATTTGTATACAACAATGGCAAGTAATTCTTGTCAGAAATACTCTTTCAATGAACAAACGGTCTAATAATATTGTGTTTGTGCATCACATTATTTTTATGAGTTTGGTATGTTATAAAGATTTGAGATGGAAATGCATGCAACAAAAATCCTATTATGAGTGATCTAAATGTCTATCGTTATCAATCATTGTTGCTTTCTAAGTGACAATATGATCCTATTAAACAACATAGCTGCACTTAAAAGTTATTTAAGCCATCGACTATGCAAATTCCATACAAAGTGTGTATTGTCTCTGTTGCGCTCTGTTCACCACAGATGTTTACAGCTAATAAACCTCTTACTATGGATATACAGGTTTCTCAAAGGTGATTCTGGCTGTAATAAGGTTATGGTTACACTGTAAGTCTTAGCCATAACCTTTGTACAAAAAGATGACCTGTTGTATCTATTACATTTTATGCAGTTGAATGACCTCAGTATCATGTTTAAGTTTGGCTTGTGCTTATTGCACTATAGACGAGTACGTACTCTGATCTTTTTGTTCTCTTCGATTTGCACAAATCACTACTTCCTGTAGATGTATTATCCATAATTTTAAAGAATTTTATCCACAGCCAGTGAATCTCTTACCATTGCATGCACGATGCCTGTATGTAGGtaatacataataattttatgctaCTTTTAATGATAAGGCTTTCTAAATAGGTGCCAAACACACCAAAAACATGAGACACACTGCAACTTAACAGTATAGTGGATTTATAAGAATCAATAGAATATTGAAAAAACTTAAATGTGCTATATATGTCAATTATGTAGAAGCCGGTAGTACATAGTATAAGGTGAAAATGCAATAGATTCTTATTGGTCTATTACAAAAGTGTCTATGTATGTCTAAATATGCTTATAGGCTACTGTGTAAGCTAGAGTACTGTAAAGATATTGACCACTAACAcaatagttgactgctctattagagtatttgttacAATATTAACCAGTAAAAGTGGGAGGACTATGGTCCCTCAGCCTCCTCCATTTCTCTACTAATGAACATTACCAATCTAAATGGTTTGAACACCTGAAAATGTGTTTAGGTCTAAGGATTTAGGAGATACAGGTAAACCAGTACATTTAATTTAAAGGCGTGGTCATTTTCACATATTTCACAGTGGATTAAAGCTTCGGCACATATCTCATGTTGTCCCTTGGGGTCAATTACCCTAGAACAATTGAGAAATATATACTCTCCTAAATtaagtgctacaaacaaatcagcttgtagagagatcagttacacacaaatcaacctgtagagagataagctagaaaaaaatgaccctgtagagagttcagctaaaacaaatcaacctgcagagagatcagctacacacaaatcaacttgtagagagatcagctagaaacaaatcaccctgtagagagttcagctaaaccaaatcaacctgcagagagatcagctacaaacatatcaccttatagacagttcagctacaaacaaattaccctgtagagagatcgactacaaacaaatcaacttgcagagagatcagctacacacaaatcaacttgtagagagatcagctagaaacaaatcaccctgtagagagttcagctaaaacaaatcaacctgcagagagatcagctacaaacatatcaccttatagacagttcagctacaaacaaattaccctgtagagagatcgactacaaacaaatcaacttgcagagagatcagctagaaacaatcaccttgtagagagttcagctacaaacaaatcaatgtgcagagagatcaactacaaacaaatcacccggtagagagatcatctaggaactagacacaatgtaaggagttcagctacaagcaaatcaccctttagagagttcagctacgaacaaatcaacctgcagagagatcaaatcaccttatagagagtttagctacaaacaaattgccctgtaaagagatcagttacaaaacaaatcaacctgcagagagatcagctacacacaaatcaacttgtagagagatcagatacaagcaaatcacactgtggagatcagctagaaactagacacaatgtaagaagttcagctacaagcaaatcaccctgtagagatttcagctgcaaacaaatcaccctgtagagagatcaggtagaaactagacaccatgtaaagagttcagctatagaagaggtcagcttatagaaagttcagctacaaagaaaccatcatgtagagagttcagctgcaaacaaattactctgtatagagttcagctagaaaaggtcaccttgtagagagttcagctacaaagaaaccatcatgtagagagttcagctacaaagaaagcaccatgtagagagtttagctgcaaacaaatcacccgtagagagttcaactagaaacaaatcatgctgtagagagatcagctagaagaggtcaccttggagagagttcagctacaaagaaatcaccacctaaagagttcagctacaaagaaatcatcctgtagagagttcagctagaagaagtcaccttgtagagagttcagctacaaagaaaccatcatgtagagagttcagctacaaagaaagcaccatgtagagagtttagcagcaaacaaatcacctgtagagagttcagctagaagaagtcaccttgtagagagttcagctacaaagaaaccatcatgtagagagttcagttacaaagaaaccaccatggatgtagagagtttagttgcaaacaaataacctgtagagagttcagctagaaacaaatcaccctgtagagaaatcagctagaagaggtcacctgcagagagttcagctacaaagaaaccgttatatagagagttcagctacaaagaaagcaccatgtagagagtttagctacaaacaaatcacctgtagagagttcagctagaagaagtcaccttgtagagagttcagctacaaagaaaccgtcatgtagagagttaagctagaaacaaatcaccctgtagagaaatcagctagaataggtcaccttgtagagagttcagctacaaagaaatcaccacctaaagagttcagctgcaaacaaatcaccctgtagagggatcagctaaaagaagtcaccttgtagagagttcagctacaaagaaaccatcatgtggagagttcagctacaaagaaatcacctgtagagagttcagctagaagaagtcactttgtagagagttcagctacaaagaaaccatcatgtggagagttagttacaaagaaaccaccatggatgtagagagtttagctgcaaacaaataacctgtagagagttcagctagaaacaaatcaccctgtagagaaatcagctagaagaggtcaccttgtagagagtttagctacaaagaaacaatcatgtggagagttctgctacaaagaaatcacctgtagagagttcagctagaagaagccaccttgtagagagttcagctacaaagaaaccatcatgtagagagttagttacaaagaaaccaccatggatgtagagagtttagctgcaaacaaataacctgtagagagttcaactagaaacaaatcaccctgtagagggatcagctaaaagaagtcaccttgtagagagttcagctacaaagaaaccatcatgtggagagttcagctacaaagaaatcacctgtagagagttcagctagaagaagtcactttgtagagagttcagctacaaagaaaccatcatgtggagagttagttacaaagaaaccaccatggatgtagagagtttagctgcaaacaaataacctgtagagagttcagctagaaacaaatcaccctgtagagaaatcagctagaagaggtcaccttgtagagagtttagctacaaagaaacaatcatgtggagagttctgctacaaagaaatcacctgtagagagttcagctagaagaagccaccttgtagagagttcagctacaaagaaaccatcatgtagagagttagttacaaagaaaccaccatggatgtagagagtttagctgcaaacaaataacctgtagagagttcaactagaaacaaatcaccctgtagagggatcagctaaaagaagtcaccttgtagagagttcagctacaaagaaaccatcatgtggagagttcagctacaaagaaatcacctgtagagagttcagctagaagaagtcaccttgtagagagttcagctacaaagaaaccatcatgtggagagttcagctacaaacaaatcacctgtagagagttcagctagaagaagtcaccttgtagagagttcagctacaaagaaaccatcatgtagagagttagttacaaagaaaccaccatggatgtagagagtttagctgcaaacaaataacctgtagagagttcagctagaaacaaatcaccctgtagagaaatcagctagaagaggtcaccttgtagagagtttagctacaaagaaaccgttatgtagagagttcagctacaaagaaagcaccatgtagagagtttagctacaaacaaatcacctgtagagagttcagctacaaagaaaccatcatgtagagagttcagctacaaagaaagcaccatgtagagagtttagctgcaaacaaatcacctgtagagagttcagctacaaagaaaccgtcatgtagagagttcagctacaaagaaagcaccatgtagagagtttagctgcaaacaaatcacctatagagagttcagctagaaacaaatcaccctgtagagagatcagctagaagaggtcaccttgtagagagttcagctacaaagaaaccatcaggtggagagttcagctacaaagaaatcaccctgtagagagttcagctagaagaagtcaccttgtagagagtttagctacaaagaaaccatcatgtagagagttcagctacaaagaaaccaccatggatgtagaaagtttagctgcaaacaaattacctgtagagagttcagctagaaacaaatcaccctgtagagaaatcagctagaagaatttatcttgtagagagttcagctacaaagaaaccatcctgtatatagttcagctatattttaagtcacccagtagagagatcagctgctaaaaaatatactgtggggaataatgggcatgtaataaatatatgtatataatttgtataattactaataaaatcaaaaacaattgaagtattaaaaatcttctataagttcttttcttcttcctgtggtaaataaaaaaacacatgggttaaaaaagccccaaagccagccataggctggctttgcagtatacaaatacaaaaagaagtgatatctaatcaaaaacagtcaagctgtaaaaaaggtgcggtccccaaaaaggccatggtgaaaaaagatgtgaaatccaaggtggcagccaagaaatggctgtgatggtaggttaatggtaaaaattttaataatgacaattcaggtgaaatttGTGCCACTTgatcttggcatcaaattcacctcaattgtcgttattaaaatttttaccattaacctaccatcacagccatttcttggccgccaccttggatttcacatcttttttcaccatggcctttttgggggccacacctttttttacagcttgactgtttttgattagattaattTTATCCGTGAGGTTGTTTAGTACCCAGTGACTTATTGTTAACTCTACAGCAAGTGCTATGCTATGAGAAGccaaacaaatacacacaatTTTAATCTTTATTGTTGAAAAgtttatcacagtctttacaaatggtTATATTACCTTTAGATAAAAGTGTTACAGGATAACTAAGGAAACTAGCCTTCTTCACAAGTCATTAAAACATCGGATATTGATAAATTCCAAAAATTCATATTGGTACACCTTTGGTCATCatatcttgcacaaaatgtaaacccacaatcactttccacattgttatatataaaaCGAAGCTCACTGATCTGCTCTGCCTCCTGAGGGAGGCATAGCAGATCAGTGATCAATTGTGAGATCTGTAATGTTACTCATCACATCAGTGATCATTAGTGAGGTGTGGTGACTCCCTCAACTGAAGATATACAGATGCTAATCTGTTATAATAGGGGGTGTGTAGTCATTTTAGAGATCTAGTGTTAATTGATGGGTGGTTTCACATGAATCTCACAAATAGACTTGGCCATGATAATAACATAATACTTTAGAGCTCAACAATCAAGTCtgttattattactttatgAGTAGAAATTTTGGTGTGGAAttaaagttggcaaattggttACAAATTCGCGAAATTAAAATCTCAACATTagtgtttctaatattttaaccgaatgaacaggtgaaagatCAAGCAAGAAGCAAGGTGGTATATCTACTACTGGAGGTCAGCCTGCGGTTAATCAAACAATTCTACGATTGTCTatataaatatcacagattaaggAGGTCCTATACTATTTGCCGAACAAAGGTACCGCTTGAGGAAGATACACCTCGAGAAACACGCAGCAGAGATCTTAACTATAGCTAATTGGCATGGAGAATGTTCCCAATCACTTAAGTTTTCATTTGCTACACTGTCATGGATTATCCGTCTCACATGAAACTCTCTCCAGTATGTGGGTCAACAAAGTAAACGTACATACATCCTTGTACAGTGGTAGTACCGTAGTCAGTGAGAGGTGCGGTTATTGCTACTTGAAACTTTTTGTAAATGAGAAGCCAGCCATACAATTTGCTACTGGACTCACATGCAGGACTCCATGATGCATTTCGTCAAATTAAACTCTCGCCAAATACAAATTATTAAGCAAACGTCAAAtattcttcttgccaaaatttctgctcataTGGTATTTAATTCATTCAAACATTAGATGATGTTAAAAGCTGATTATTTTATTAAGATTTCCTGACTGTCGTATTACCATTagtgaatgctgtattagagtacctctaTTGTATTTTTTGTCAAAacaatcagccaagaaacagtaTGTTATGTGAATGGATTTacaaaaggtaccttttcacacacaaaatttgacacaTTCTTTTTGAACTTTGAGGCTTCAAAGCTGTTTATCATTAATATACTTGCCTAAAATATTTCATGAGTGCAGTTttaaagtatctggctgcattttaaAGCTAAGGAGTCTAGTGTAGGCCTAAGTTAACTTTTTGCCCAAAATCCTTTCagaaatttcccaaaattttcacctactatgctcttcagtgttcccattatgctttaCAATTATCTAGGAACAttataatcagtgaatgctctattacgaATATTTCCCTATAAagcgactattctattagagagtattgatctgcagtttccactgactgctctattagggagtattgatctgTTATCAGAAATtgagctccatagtttgaaatattcgCCTAATATTCTAGCAATATACTGGCATAATGCtccaacctattatgcttttaattatacatgcatgtttgatgcaggcctagtcaagtgttacataaaATATATGAAAAAGATATGAACAAGATACCtctttgcaaatctggtcacatatgtaatatttgtaacacgggcatgagggcttgcctgatatgtatgcctgattTCCTGAGGGCTGTAGGTCTGAGGGCATACTTATTTGGCAAAACGCAAAttccccgtgttacagctaatatgtaacacctATGAGGCTGAaagcctgtacagggcaatcaatcacccgagccccaatatgagtgcagccactggatatactatatatgcatacataaaacttttgattatgggtcagtgGCTAGTACATTTTGGTTATGTTCGGTTACGATGAATGGAATTATCCTCAGATATCACGAAGAATTTCAGTTACACGAATTTAATGTTGTAATCAGTGCTAATGAATCgttaatggaaaagtacagAGTTaacactaaaggcctagataggtaagcttgcttgtagagtggttactccatgcagagtggtagctttgtTATGGGGGCATGTCTGTATTCAAAAATATGCAGAAACAAtcagtgaataagctatagtacTAGTTTTCatcttagcccaacgtttttcaactcataggatggtaaggataacaaaacactctctgtctgagtggttttcatggaaAAATCCAAGTTGCGCATTCTAATCACCTaagtattaatcaatccccacaatcgatttcaacctcaacgtctatataatcattgCCCAGGTGCAGCccgggtggctcctttgatctgaggtgtgaaagtgttacatgtataaATTATACCACATGTGGCTAATGGTCATTATTAGGTGTACAAATTGTAAGTTTAATATTAAGCTTGAAAATTGTCTCAATTATGCTTGACACTTTTGCTAGCTTGttatgtatataatatctatCTGATACAAGCCTATGTACAAAAGTCATATAATCTATACAGCAGTGGCAGCAGTTACTAAGAAAACTTTTAATGCATGTAAGTAGAGTGCCTCTGATGTCATAGTGATGTAACTTGTCAGGAATGGGGAACTTTGTAGAAAGCTCTGGTTAGGGCTAGGGGTTAGCAAATCTACTATTGTAGTCCATGGCACAACAAGCAAATGGCATAATGGCGGTTTATTGACCAACAAAATGATGGAGACTTTCAATCACGTAATTTATCAGTTGCATAATTATTGCCACGCCTCTGTTAGGCAACCTGTCTATAAGAGTTTTAGTGGGACAATGGTACACTCTTGTTGCAAACCATTCCGAACTGAAAATGGCTCAAACTTTTCACCTCCAACTGTCACTGTAGCAGACATTCCATCAGTAGTTAATATGATCACAAACTGACAAAAATATGTTTACTTGTATAGTAATTACAATGCGTTGTATGCGATTGTAACAACCAAACTGATCCCCGTCCTGGCAGCAACCTAGACTAAAACATTTCCTTTCATAGAATACCGGCAGTTCACAATAGAGAAGGGCAGAAATGTTAGGTGCAAtttgtgaatttgcgcagtttataaattgcgctgcacattttgtgaattcataatttgcgcaacaatttataaattgcgcaggtGTCGTAGCTTAACCCCGGGCTGACCTTGGTGCTGACATCGCAAGGGCGAGAAACTACCAATGGTATACTcatctgtttttgttttagtgcTCACCTGTTAGACCACGAGTCTTCTTTGAGACACAAGTCGAGATGTGACGTGAGGTGTGATGATGATGAGTTCCACAAGCGATGAATCAGTGAGGTCTCAAGGCCAAGCTCATGGCAGTAGCTAGTAGTGAGGTCAGTCTGAAGTGAGCATTTTGAGGTGAAGAGTTGTGCCGGAAGGTTACAGAAAGTTCAGGTTGAAGGTTTCAGTAAGTGGAACTATGTTGGCAACCCAACTGAACACACAAGGCAGACTGAAAAGAGGCAGACTGAGCTCGAAGAAAGGCACTTTTAACTGAATGGCTGGATGAAAAGTTAGGCGGAATGCCAGAAGTTTGCTCTATAGAACAGACAGTAAACCACTCAGTTTCTGTGTGGGACTGAACTGTAAAAAAGTAATTAGTTTATACGTGTGCACTCTACTAAAAATGGTGTATGTACTATGTAGGCTATTATAGGGAATAGCTAACTGAAAAGGTACGAAAGTATAGCCATCACAATCACTTTTAATGAATCCAGTTGTGCCATCTCACTTGGAGGTATTCTTTACTGGTATGGGACC
This genomic interval from Dysidea avara chromosome 15, odDysAvar1.4, whole genome shotgun sequence contains the following:
- the LOC136245330 gene encoding uncharacterized protein, whose product is MIGEQWQALTQQEREEFNQIASVEPTRVATLKDFLNHLAKLVLLEALPCSNAIKDTFGAEMFFTLVKDNEHYCGGTAKGISFLEDQAPYIPYSFIGYLHHPVATSGISVQQAICLGITVTGLPDGVSLKHPSSYGRKQLQSILDCKERLIINFCSPVHGDRQSSRVNTTAVSGAVGNRTEDDQPRVNTTVGGAVGNRTEDDQPRVNTTVSGAVGNRTGDGRPRVNTTVSGAVGNRTEDGRPRVNTTVGGAVGNRTGDDQPRGTVQSESDEIVVLLSPTRQPVGLGQVIQSQDIHGHTISPAHIKVQIDYIIPGICPPVPMPFDDGELCSGQFAAWPRSLTTSATF